The Takifugu flavidus isolate HTHZ2018 unplaced genomic scaffold, ASM371156v2 ctg244, whole genome shotgun sequence genome includes a window with the following:
- the LOC130519906 gene encoding uncharacterized protein LOC130519906 isoform X1, with protein sequence MAAKMTTEVTVEVHHMPIYPVSADEFEGITLTQTDIDLLARAERLVSEDNQETEKAVKALLCSETPLPVQGTNCCVTEIGEIEIERETSALQHGTDSSKQTNKLSRRRVRQPGGPKSTVQEPSKQNLQTCASLSTVTPTAFPPSREPSAPARRRRIRQACTTLTPVLTAGPTAAPLSLSPDPFEPARPIRRRRNQRHKSNIVRRLFDDSGLRLNESVPESSFDRVEGIRGATIIPNNSTSTTRAFLNRSLTGWRRIQAATFIPNTPKTR encoded by the exons atggctgcaaagatgactaccg aagttacagtagaggttcaccatatgccaatttatcctg tcagcgccgatgagtttgaaggaataaccctcacgcaaacagacattg atctgttagccagggctgaaagattggtatccgaagacaaccaagaaactgaaaaagcagtaaaagcattgctgtgttctgaaaccccactccccgtgcaggggacaaattgctgtgtaactgaaattggtgaaattgagattgagagggaaacctcggcacttcaacatgggactgactcaagtaagcagacgaacaaactctccagaagacgtgtgagacagccaggaggaccgaagtcgactgtacaag aaccatcaaaacagaaccttcaaacgtgcgcctctctgagcactgtgactcccacggcctttccaccctcccgtgaaccttctgcccctgcgaggagacgtagaatacggcaagcgtgtaccactctgacccctgtacttacagcgggacccacggcagctccactctccctttcaccagatcctttcgaacctgcgaggccgataaggagacgtaggaaccagagacacaagtctaacattgtcaggagattgtttgatg attcagggttgagattaaacgagagcgttcctgaatcgtccttcgacagggtggaggggatacggggggcaacgatcatccccaacaacagcacgagcaccacgagagcgttcctgaaccgctctttgacagggtggaggaggatacaggctgctacattcattcccaacacccccaagacaaggtag
- the LOC130519906 gene encoding uncharacterized protein LOC130519906 isoform X2, which yields MAAKMTTDLLARAERLVSEDNQETEKAVKALLCSETPLPVQGTNCCVTEIGEIEIERETSALQHGTDSSKQTNKLSRRRVRQPGGPKSTVQEPSKQNLQTCASLSTVTPTAFPPSREPSAPARRRRIRQACTTLTPVLTAGPTAAPLSLSPDPFEPARPIRRRRNQRHKSNIVRRLFDDSGLRLNESVPESSFDRVEGIRGATIIPNNSTSTTRAFLNRSLTGWRRIQAATFIPNTPKTR from the exons atggctgcaaagatgactaccg atctgttagccagggctgaaagattggtatccgaagacaaccaagaaactgaaaaagcagtaaaagcattgctgtgttctgaaaccccactccccgtgcaggggacaaattgctgtgtaactgaaattggtgaaattgagattgagagggaaacctcggcacttcaacatgggactgactcaagtaagcagacgaacaaactctccagaagacgtgtgagacagccaggaggaccgaagtcgactgtacaag aaccatcaaaacagaaccttcaaacgtgcgcctctctgagcactgtgactcccacggcctttccaccctcccgtgaaccttctgcccctgcgaggagacgtagaatacggcaagcgtgtaccactctgacccctgtacttacagcgggacccacggcagctccactctccctttcaccagatcctttcgaacctgcgaggccgataaggagacgtaggaaccagagacacaagtctaacattgtcaggagattgtttgatg attcagggttgagattaaacgagagcgttcctgaatcgtccttcgacagggtggaggggatacggggggcaacgatcatccccaacaacagcacgagcaccacgagagcgttcctgaaccgctctttgacagggtggaggaggatacaggctgctacattcattcccaacacccccaagacaaggtag